A DNA window from Trichomycterus rosablanca isolate fTriRos1 chromosome 9, fTriRos1.hap1, whole genome shotgun sequence contains the following coding sequences:
- the ppp2r5cb gene encoding protein phosphatase 2, regulatory subunit B', gamma b isoform X1, giving the protein MPNKTKKDKESPKSGKVSKTGGQENSDHEGSNRKGSNSVPPTTQLLKGKQSGSQAPVKKEKRSSSRFSLSNNRELQKLPAFKDVPLAERENLFVQKLRQCCVLFDFVSDPLSDLKWKEVKRAALNEMVEYITRDRNEITEPIYPEVVHMFAVNMFRTLPPSSNPTGAEFDPEEDEPTLEAAWPHLQLVYEFFLRFLESPDFQPNIAKKYIDQKFVMQLLELFDSEDPRERDFLKTTLHRIYGKFLGLRAYVRKQINNIFYRFIYETEHHNGIAELLEILGSIINGFALPLKEEHKIFLLKVLLPLHKVKSLSVYHPQLAYCVVQFLEKDSTLTEPVVMALLKYWPKTHSPKEVMFLNELEEILDVIEPSEFVKVMEPLFRQLAKCVSSPHFQVAERALYYWNNEYIMSLISDNAARILPIMFPSLYRNSKTHWNKTIHGLIYNALKLFMEMNQKLFDDCTQQFRAEKNKEKLKWKEREEAWIKIENLAKSNPQFLLYLDSTGLSSPMEIETDGVVMDDVTMLKKTVEEGAAQIPKDQQRKERPLMRRKSELPHDMSTVKAIETHRCAEDMIISHDGH; this is encoded by the exons ATGCCGAACAAAACTAAAAAGGACAAG GAATCACCGAAGTCTGGAAAAGTCAGTAAAACTGGAGGACAAGAGAATTCAGATCATGAG GGATCAAACAGAAAAGGAAGCAACAGCGTGCCACCCACCACACAGctgttaaaggggaaacagtcTGGATCTCAAGCCCCCGTTAAAAAGGAGAAAAGAAGTTCTTCTCGCTTTAGCCTTAGCAATAACAGGGAACTCCAAAAACTGCCCGCCTTCAAAG ATGTCCCTTTGGCGGAGCGGGAAAATCTGTTTGTGCAAAAGCTGCGACAGTGCTGTGTGCTGTTTGACTTTGTATCCGATCCGCTGAGTGACCTAAAATGGAAGGAGGTAAAGCGAGCGGCGCTCAACGAGATGGTGGAGTACATCACGCGCGACAGGAATGAGATAACTGAGCCCATCTACCCAGAGGTGGTGCACATG TTTGCAGTGAACATGTTTAGGACGTTACCGCCCTCATCCAACCCAACAGGGGCGGAATTTGACCCAGAGGAAGATGAGCCCACTTTAGAAGCTGCCTGGCCACACCTGCAG CTCGTCTATGAATTTTTTCTCCGTTTTTTAGAGTCTCCAGACTTCCAACCAAACATTGCCAAAAAGTACATTGACCAGAAATTTGTCATGCAG CTCTTGGAACTGTTTGACAGTGAAGACCCCCGAGAAAGAGACTTCCTGAAGACCACTTTACATCGGATTTATGGCAAATTCCTAGGTCTCAGGGCCTACGTTAGAAAGCAGATTAATAATATATTCTATAG ATTCATCTATGAAACAGAACATCATAATGGAATAGCAGAGTTACTGGAAATATTAGGAAG CATAATCAATGGCTTTGCCTTACCACTGAAAGAGGAGCACAAGATTTTCCTTTTAAAAGTTTTGTTGCCTTTGCATAAAGTCAAGTCTCTCAGTGTTTACCACCCACAG cTGGCATACTGTGTGGTACAGTTTTTGGAAAAGGACAGCACCCTCACTGAGCCG GTGGTAATGGCTCTGCTGAAATACTGGCCAAAGACCCACAGCCCAAAGGAAGTGATGTTCCTCAACGAGCTGGAGGAGATCCTTGATGTCATTGAGCCCTCTGAGTTTGTCAAAGTCATGGAACCACTCTTCCGACAATTAGCAAAATGTGTCTCCAGTCCACACTTTCAG GTGGCTGAACGGGCGCTATACTACTGGAACAACGAGTACATCATGAGTCTGATCAGTGACAATGCAGCTAGAATCCTGCCCATCATGTTCCCCTCGTTGTACCGTAACTCCAAAACCCACTGGAACAA GACAATCCATGGTTTGATCTACAATGCATTAAAGCTCTTCATGGAAATGAATCAGAAACTTTTTGACGACTGCACACAGCAATTCAGAGCAGAAAAGAACAA AGAGAAGCTAAAATGGAAAGAACGTGAGGAAGCCTGGATAAAGATAGAGAATCTTGCCAAGTCAAATCCACAG TTTCTACTGTATCTCGACTCCACTGGTTTGAGCAGCCCAATGGAGATTGAAACAGATGGTGTAGTGATGGATGATGTTACAATGCTCAAAAAGACAGTAGAAGAAGGAGCTGCTCAG ATTCCTAAAGACCAGCAGCGGAAAGAGCGACCACTGATGCGCCGCAAATCGGAGCTTCCTCACGACATGTCTACGGTAAAAGCTATAGAAACACACCGGTGTGCCGAGGACATGATAATCAGCCATGATGGCCACTAA
- the ppp2r5cb gene encoding protein phosphatase 2, regulatory subunit B', gamma b isoform X2: protein MVEYITRDRNEITEPIYPEVVHMFAVNMFRTLPPSSNPTGAEFDPEEDEPTLEAAWPHLQLVYEFFLRFLESPDFQPNIAKKYIDQKFVMQLLELFDSEDPRERDFLKTTLHRIYGKFLGLRAYVRKQINNIFYRFIYETEHHNGIAELLEILGSIINGFALPLKEEHKIFLLKVLLPLHKVKSLSVYHPQLAYCVVQFLEKDSTLTEPVVMALLKYWPKTHSPKEVMFLNELEEILDVIEPSEFVKVMEPLFRQLAKCVSSPHFQVAERALYYWNNEYIMSLISDNAARILPIMFPSLYRNSKTHWNKTIHGLIYNALKLFMEMNQKLFDDCTQQFRAEKNKEKLKWKEREEAWIKIENLAKSNPQFLLYLDSTGLSSPMEIETDGVVMDDVTMLKKTVEEGAAQIPKDQQRKERPLMRRKSELPHDMSTVKAIETHRCAEDMIISHDGH, encoded by the exons ATGGTGGAGTACATCACGCGCGACAGGAATGAGATAACTGAGCCCATCTACCCAGAGGTGGTGCACATG TTTGCAGTGAACATGTTTAGGACGTTACCGCCCTCATCCAACCCAACAGGGGCGGAATTTGACCCAGAGGAAGATGAGCCCACTTTAGAAGCTGCCTGGCCACACCTGCAG CTCGTCTATGAATTTTTTCTCCGTTTTTTAGAGTCTCCAGACTTCCAACCAAACATTGCCAAAAAGTACATTGACCAGAAATTTGTCATGCAG CTCTTGGAACTGTTTGACAGTGAAGACCCCCGAGAAAGAGACTTCCTGAAGACCACTTTACATCGGATTTATGGCAAATTCCTAGGTCTCAGGGCCTACGTTAGAAAGCAGATTAATAATATATTCTATAG ATTCATCTATGAAACAGAACATCATAATGGAATAGCAGAGTTACTGGAAATATTAGGAAG CATAATCAATGGCTTTGCCTTACCACTGAAAGAGGAGCACAAGATTTTCCTTTTAAAAGTTTTGTTGCCTTTGCATAAAGTCAAGTCTCTCAGTGTTTACCACCCACAG cTGGCATACTGTGTGGTACAGTTTTTGGAAAAGGACAGCACCCTCACTGAGCCG GTGGTAATGGCTCTGCTGAAATACTGGCCAAAGACCCACAGCCCAAAGGAAGTGATGTTCCTCAACGAGCTGGAGGAGATCCTTGATGTCATTGAGCCCTCTGAGTTTGTCAAAGTCATGGAACCACTCTTCCGACAATTAGCAAAATGTGTCTCCAGTCCACACTTTCAG GTGGCTGAACGGGCGCTATACTACTGGAACAACGAGTACATCATGAGTCTGATCAGTGACAATGCAGCTAGAATCCTGCCCATCATGTTCCCCTCGTTGTACCGTAACTCCAAAACCCACTGGAACAA GACAATCCATGGTTTGATCTACAATGCATTAAAGCTCTTCATGGAAATGAATCAGAAACTTTTTGACGACTGCACACAGCAATTCAGAGCAGAAAAGAACAA AGAGAAGCTAAAATGGAAAGAACGTGAGGAAGCCTGGATAAAGATAGAGAATCTTGCCAAGTCAAATCCACAG TTTCTACTGTATCTCGACTCCACTGGTTTGAGCAGCCCAATGGAGATTGAAACAGATGGTGTAGTGATGGATGATGTTACAATGCTCAAAAAGACAGTAGAAGAAGGAGCTGCTCAG ATTCCTAAAGACCAGCAGCGGAAAGAGCGACCACTGATGCGCCGCAAATCGGAGCTTCCTCACGACATGTCTACGGTAAAAGCTATAGAAACACACCGGTGTGCCGAGGACATGATAATCAGCCATGATGGCCACTAA